From the genome of Polyodon spathula isolate WHYD16114869_AA chromosome 14, ASM1765450v1, whole genome shotgun sequence, one region includes:
- the LOC121326523 gene encoding retinal rod rhodopsin-sensitive cGMP 3',5'-cyclic phosphodiesterase subunit delta-like — protein MSSVEDRAKEILKGFKLNWMNLRDAETGKVLWQGTEDLSVPGVEHEARVPKKILKCKAVSRELNFSSTEHMEKFRLEQKVFFKGQCLEEWFFEFGFVIPNSTNTWQSLIEAAPESQMMPANILTGNVIIETKFFDDNLLVSTSRVRLFYV, from the exons ATGTCTTCAGTCGAAGACAGAGCGAAGGAGATTTTAAAGGGGTTTAAACT AAACTGGATGAACTTGAGAGATGCAGAGACGGGGAAAGTTCTCTGGCAGGGAACAGAAGACCTTTCAGTTCCAGGGGTAGAACACGAAG CTCGAGTTCCTAAAAAGATCCTGAAGTGCAAAGCAGTTTCTAGAGAGTTAAATTTCTCCTCGACAGAACATATGGAAAAATTCAGACTTGAACAGAAGGTTTTTTTCAAAGGACAGTGTCTAGAAG AGTGGTTCTTTGAATTTGGCTTTGTGATTCCTAATTCCACAAACACATGGCAGTCTTTGATAGAGGCAGCACCTGAATCTCAGATGATGCCAGCAAATATTTTAAC TGGAAATGTTATCATAGAGACCAAGTTCTTTGACGACAACCTTCTCGTAAGCACTTCCAGGGTTCGACTTTTCTACGTTTGA